Proteins co-encoded in one Gossypium arboreum isolate Shixiya-1 chromosome 11, ASM2569848v2, whole genome shotgun sequence genomic window:
- the LOC108470954 gene encoding pentatricopeptide repeat-containing protein At1g09190 — translation MMSRASLAMERKILRLLHGQKTRCNLRQIHAHFIRQCLHQSNQILSHFVSVCGHLNKMDYANFVFLQTHNPNILLFNSMVKGYSLNGPFEEAVTLFSSMKAHGIFPDEYTFSPLLKACSGLCDVRIGQCIHGEVLRSGFELFGSVQVGILELYSSSGRMEEAKKVFDGMSKRDVIIWNLMIRGFCKRGDVDLGLSLFRQMSERSVVSWNSMISYLAQSGRHSEALELFHEMRELGFQPDEATVVIVLPICAHLGDVNIGQWIHSYAESSKLYRNVISVGNALVDFYSKGGNLETALQVFKDMPCKNVVSWNTMISGLAFNGRGKLGVELFEEMINNGERPNDATFIGVLTCCTHAGLLEKAQELFDVMSKNYHIDPKLEHYGCMVDLLSRGGCVRMAYDLIRSMHFQPNATLWGSLLSACRTYGELELAELAVKELINLEPWNSGNYVLLSNIYAEEGRWDEVEKIRVLMREKSVKKAVGQSMTG, via the coding sequence ATGATGAGCAGAGCATCCCTAGCGATGGAGCGCAAGATCCTTCGCCTCCTCCATGGCCAGAAAACTCGATGCAACCTCCGGCAAATCCATGCTCATTTCATCCGTCAATGTCTTCACCAATCCAACCAAATCCTTTCCCATTTTGTATCTGTTTGTGGTCACCTCAACAAAATGGACTACGCGAACTTTGTGTTTTTGCAGACCCACAACCCCAACATTTTGCTTTTTAACTCCATGGTCAAAGGGTACTCCCTTAATGGTCCCTTTGAAGAAGCTGTTACCTTGTTTTCTTCAATGAAAGCTCACGGGATTTTTCCCGATGAATACACGTTTTCGCCTTTGCTGAAGGCATGTTCGGGTCTTTGTGATGTAAGAATCGGACAATGCATTCATGGGGAAGTTCTTAGATCTGGGTTCGAGCTTTTTGGCTCAGTTCAGGTTGGGATTCTGGAGTTATACAGTTCTAGTGGGAGAATGGAGGAAGCAAAGAAGGTGTTTGATGGAATGTCTAAAAGGGATGTCATCATTTGGAATTTGATGATTCGTGGGTTTTGCAAGAGAGGGGATGTCGATTTGGGGTTAAGTTTATTTAGGCAGATGAGCGAGAGGAGTGTAGTTTCATGGAATTCGATGATTTCTTACTTAGCACAGAGTGGGAGGCATAGTGAAGCTTTGGAACTTTTTCACGAAATGAGGGAGCTGGGGTTCCAACCTGATGAAGCTACCGTGGTTATTGTTTTGCCTATTTGTGCTCATTTAGGGGATGTTAATATTGGTCAATGGATTCATTCTTATGCCGAGTCAAGCAAGCTTTATCGAAACGTGATTTCCGTGGGAAATGCATTGGTTGATTTTTATAGTAAGGGTGGAAATTTGGAAACGGCCCTTCAGGTTTTTAAAGATATGCCTTGTAAGAACGTTGTGTCATGGAATACCATGATCTCAGGTCTGGCTTTTAATGGAAGAGGAAAACTTGGGGTGGAGTTGTTTGAGGAGATGATAAACAATGGTGAGAGGCCTAATGATGCGACTTTTATAGGGGTGCTAACATGCTGTACACATGCAGGGTTGCTTGAAAAAGCGCAAGAGTTGTTTGATGTAATGAGCAAAAATTACCATATTGATCCTAAACTTGAGCATTATGGATGCATGGTTGATCTCCTTTCACGCGGTGGATGCGTGAGAATGGCTTATGACCTGATTAGGAGCATGCATTTTCAGCCTAATGCTACTTTATGGGGTTCTTTGCTCAGTGCTTGTCGTACTTATGGTGAACTAGAGCTTGCAGAACTTGCTGTTAAAGAACTTATCAATCTTGAGCCATGGAATTCAGGTAATTATGTATTGTTGTCAAACATTTATGCAGAAGAAGGGAGATGGGATGAAGTAGAGAAAATAAGAGTATTGATGAGGGAAAAGAGTGTTAAAAAAGCAGTAGGGCAAAGCATGACAGGGTGA
- the LOC108471803 gene encoding uncharacterized protein LOC108471803 — MAAPTSSNLKCFKFIFIAIFCCNVNSGNAQNFPAQSLAKAFFCFSNKYIYTGCDEAYRLNESGNLNVPREATDIFCNGPCFAETQLVLKCVDNILSDFIFYNKATIGDVTNVLHAGCSYTNRRGNFDVGDYFQGEISEAPSLRSFIISLSTLTLIIGFFMF, encoded by the exons ATGGCAGCACCTACTTCATCAAACCTCAAGTGTTTCAAATTCATTTTCATTGCCATATTCTGCTGCAACGTTAACTCAGGGAATGCTCAGAATTTCCCCGCACAATCCCTTGCAAAAGCGTTCTTTTGTTTCAGCAACAAATAT atTTATACTGGCTGCGACGAGGCTTATAGATTGAATGAGAGTGGTAACCTTAACGTACCACGTGAAGCTACTGACATCTTCTGCAACGGACCTTGCTTTGCTGAGACACAGTTAGTGCTTAAATGTGTTGACAACATTTTATCAGACTTCATATTTTATAACAAGGCCACCATTGGAGACGTCACAAATGTACTCCATGCTGGTTGCAGCTACACAAACAGAAGAG GGAATTTCGATGTGGGAGATTATTTTCAGGGTGAAATAAGCGAGGCACCAAGTTTGCGCAGCTTTATCATCAGCTTGTCTACATTAACACTAATCATTGGCTTTTTTATGTTTTAG
- the LOC108470956 gene encoding uncharacterized protein LOC108470956 — MEFQNPINKSSSSLASQLQITPNGQTLGPHDEPQVFHEDYDSTCSTPYVSAPSSPGRAPGPGPGSINGYGGFYYSAPASPMHFAMTSVSSSMVASTQPSSPDNNPVPLGFEFEFSARYGSSSGSGQTGSMSSADELFLNGKIRPMKLCTHLERPQVLAPLLDLEHEHEDEDNEVVDGKVRGRDLWLRDKSLRRRTRSMSPLRTATLGLNIDDQSMCLDQGLDKKADTADSNETSASMSASSSRSSSAGRSSKRWVFLKDFLRSKSEGRSNNHKFWSTISFSPAKEKKPGRKEKLSNNVSNGGSENQRSNKNNNNKPMNGISKRRVPPSPHELHYTANRAQAEEMRKKTFLPYRQGLLGCLGFSSKGYGAMNGLCKALNPVSSR; from the coding sequence atggaGTTCCAAAACCCAATCAACAAATCAAGCTCAAGCTTAGCATCACAACTACAAATTACCCCAAATGGCCAAACCTTAGGTCCCCATGATGAGCCCCAAGTTTTCCATGAAGACTATGACAGTACCTGCTCTACACCCTATGTAAGTGCTCCTTCAAGCCCTGGCCGAGCGCCAGGACCAGGACCTGGCTCCATCAATGGTTATGGTGGGTTCTATTATAGTGCACCAGCTAGTCCTATGCATTTTGCAATGACCTCGGTATCTTCTTCAATGGTAGCATCAACTCAACCATCTTCTCCTGATAATAACCCTGTTCCCCTTGGTTTTGAGTTTGAGTTCTCTGCAAGATATGGGTCATCATCAGGGTCGGGTCAAACAGGATCCATGAGCTCAGCTGATGAACTGTTCTTGAATGGAAAGATCAGACCTATGAAGCTATGCACCCATTTGGAAAGGCCTCAGGTTTTGGCTCCTTTGCTGGATCTTGAACATGAACATGAAGATGAAGACAATGAAGTTGTTGATGGCAAAGTAAGAGGCAGAGATCTGTGGTTGAGGGATAAGTCTTTAAGGAGAAGAACAAGATCCATGTCCCCATTGAGAACTGCCACTTTGGGTCTCAACATTGATGATCAAAGCATGTGCTTAGATCAAGGCTTAGACAAGAAAGCTGACACAGCTGACAGCAATGAAACCAGTGCTTCAATGTCAGCGTCTTCTTCAAGGTCTTCTTCAGCTGGGAGAAGCTCAAAGAGATGGGTTTTTTTGAAAGATTTTTTAAGGAGCAAAAGTGAAGGAAGAAGCAACAATCATAAGTTCTGGTCAACCATTTCATTCTCTCCGGCAAAAGAGAAGAAACCTGGGAGAAAAGAGAAGCTAAGCAATAATGTGTCAAATGGGGGATCAGAGAATCAAAGAAGCAACAAGAACAATAATAATAAGCCTATGAATGGGATATCTAAGAGGAGGGTTCCACCATCACCACATGAGTTGCATTACACTGCAAATAGAGCACAAGCTGAAGAAATGAGGAAGAAGACTTTTTTGCCTTACAGGCAAGGCTTGCTTGGTTGCTTGGGCTTTAGTTCAAAAGGCTATGGTGCCATGAATGGCTTATGTAAAGCTTTGAATCCTGTTTCCTCCAGGTAA
- the LOC108471804 gene encoding F-box/FBD/LRR-repeat protein At4g26340-like → MDEEQDRISNLSDDILAHILSFLELRDAFKTMILSKRWEKVWTLTHIINLNNKSCVRRFDQRLSLDKEIRRRTTFINFINGVLFGHNMIFPVKAFTLSYYFGYADFIRYRHSPYIIKWVDAVSTNDLEKFDFSISIDCTFPALNMPPTLFQCQNLVTLSLESINRVLIRFDVLETVCLLSLKYLRLVKVRFEEENTLKNLLSGCPVLEELYMEPGDTGFKSIPHFYFISPSLKILKWKREEGFRGYFVVKAPKLEHLHFVEHSMLGFSMSVSPSLVSVVMDIGSSFGHHGHISVEKLFQGISNAQKLEWSTHHTFMAKVELDNLPEFCNLTHLKIGSCQDLYFVSSIIQHSPHLKHLIFDKDHFISGPMTWMPPVPVPSCLISHLETVEIIAPEGQTSYEIELILYLLHMGKVLKKMVVTPFSCIDLRRKLWESPKASGCKIVFSDFPAGGTSR, encoded by the exons ATGGACGAAGAACAAGACAGGATCAGCAACTTATCGGACGATATTTTGGCTCACATTCTGTCGTTTTTGGAACTAAGGGATGCTTTCAAAACCATGATTTTATCAAAAAGATGGGAAAAGGTTTGGACTTTGACTCATATCATCAACTTGAATAACAAATCATGTGTGAGGCGCTTCGATCAACGCTTGTCTCTTGACAAAGAGATTAGACGAAGAACTACTTTCATTAACTTCATCAATGGGGTTTTATTTGGCCATAACATGATATTCCCGGTAAAAGCCTTCACCCTTTCATATTATTTTGGTTATGCAGATTTCATTAGGTATAGACACAGCCCATATATCATCAAATGGGTTGATGCTGTAAGTACAAATGATCTTGAAAAGTTTGATTTTTCTATTTCGATTGATTGTACATTTCCGGCTCTCAATATGCCTCCTACATTGTTTCAATGCCAAAACCTGGTAACATTAAGTTTAGAGTCCATTAATAGAGTACTTATCCGTTTCGATGTCCTTGAAACGGTCTGTTTATTGAGTCTTAAGTATCTCCGTCTTGTTAAAGTCCGATTTGAGGAAGAAAACACGTTGAAGAATCTTTTATCAGGCTGTCCTGTTCTTGAAGAACTATACATGGAACCCGGGGATACCGGTTTTAAATCAATCCCGCATTTTTACTTTATTTCACCTTCATTGAAGATACTAAAATGGAAACGTGAAGAAGGGTTTCGTGGTTATTTTGTTGTTAAAGCAccaaaacttgaacatcttcatTTTGTGGAACATTCTATGTTGGGTTTTAGCATGAGTGTTTCACCCTCTTTAGTTTCTGTTGTTATGGATATTGGTTCATCTTTCGGTCATCATGGCCATATATCAGTCGAGAAGCTTTTTCAAGGCATCTCCAATGCTCAAAAACTTGAATGGTCCACCCACCATACATTT ATGGCTAAGGTAGAGCTTGATAATTTACCTGAGTTCTGCAATTTGACCCATTTGAAAATAGGAAGTTGCCAAGACttgtattttgtttcttccattatTCAACATTCACCTCATTTGAAGCACTTGATCTTTGATAAG GATCACTTCATCTCCGGACCAATGACATGGATGCCTCCGGTGCCAGTCCCATCGTGTTTGATATCGCACCTCGAAACGGTAGAAATCATTGCACCTGAAGGCCAAACAAGCTACGAAATCGAATTGATTTTATATCTTCTGCATATGGGAAAGGTATTGAAAAAGATGGTTGTCACTCCATTTTCATGTATAGACTTGAGGAGGAAACTGTGGGAATCTCCAAAGGCGAGCGGATGCAAGATCGTGTTTTCCGATTTTCCGGCCGGTGGTACGTCAAGATAA